A DNA window from Raphanus sativus cultivar WK10039 unplaced genomic scaffold, ASM80110v3 Scaffold4690, whole genome shotgun sequence contains the following coding sequences:
- the LOC130507519 gene encoding aspartokinase 1, chloroplastic-like — translation MELHLRTVAELKIDPSVVTSFLEELEQLLKGIAMMKELTLRSRDYLVSFGECMSTRIFAAYLNKIGVKARQVCPPSHFSILFNSLWK, via the exons ATGGAATTGCATCTCAG GACAGTGGCAGAGCTCAAGATCGACCCCTCTGTTGTTACAT CGTTTTTGGAAGAACTGGAGCAACTACTGAAAGGCATAGCCATGATGAAGGAGCTGACTCTTCGAAGCAGAGACTACTTAGTCTCCTTTGGAGAGTGTATGTCTACAAGGATTTTCGCAGCTTATCTTAATAAAATCGGTGTCAAAGCGCGCCAAGTATGTCCACCATCacattttagtattttgtttaattctctCTGGAagtag